The genome window ACTGAGTCGGACGGTGCATATATCTTCAAGGGTAGCCAGTACGGTGCGTTTGATAATGTGTTCATCGGTTCGCATGGCAACGGGTTGTATGGTGCGCACGACATGGGGCTGATCCAGCTGAAGCGCCAAGATTATCCAAACCTAGACCTATCAATTACCGTCAATGGCGAAGAGCAGGCGGCGTATTTCCGCGGGGTGATTGCCGCTAGTGAATTGGCAATTCCAGAACTGAAGGGTAAATTGTTTAATTATGCGACTGGCCTCGTCAAATTAACGACTGGTAAAATGAGTTCGCGTACTGGCGAGGTGATTACCATCGATTGGTTATTTAACGAGTTTAAAAAGGCCATCACGCAAGCTGGCGGTGAACCAACCGACGAAGTAGTGGCTGGCGCACTGCGCTATCAATTTTTGAAGGTCAAAATTGGTAGCGATGTGGTCTTTGACATTAACGATGCGGTTAGTTTGACAGGTAACACCGGTAGTTACCTACAGTATGCACACGCTCGGGCACGGGGTATCTTGGCGAAATCTGAGCAAGCAGTTGCGTTCCCGACGGAATTGTTCGACGAAGATCGGCTGCTCGTTAGGAAACTGAGCGAATACGCTGAGGCGGTTAACCGTGCTACCGAAAGTTTGGAGCCGCATCATATCTGCGCCTATTTGTTTGAGCTGGCACAAGAATTCAACCGCTACTATGAGAAAAATCAAGTTGTTGGCAGCGACAAAGAAGCGCACCGCGTTGGCTTGGTAGCGGTGTATGCTGACATCTTGAAGGCGGGACTCACCATTCTTGGTATCGTCGCCCCCGATAAGTTGTAAAATATTAGTAAATATTGTATGATATGTCAGAGATGGAAAAGTATATTTCTGCTAATTTGATGACGCCTAAACGGCAATTAGTTAAGGCTGAGCCAGGACTACGACGTGAACTTTTATTAGACTCGCAGCAGCTGAAGTTGATTCGTGCAGTGTATGAACAGTCTCCGCAGACGTATGATGCTGCAACGAAGGCGGCAGTTGATATAGCACGGGTGGTACGACAAACGGTGGATTTTGCTCCGACTTCGGCTGATTCACCGCTACTCGATGCAGTTGAAGTTGCTGGTTGTGAGGCTACAAATTGTTTTGGCCATGTCATTATTGCGTCAGAGTGTCTGGAGCAGCTCGGCATTGAGCATTTTGTTAGTTATGCGAATCAGCACGCTATGGTTACACTATTTGATTGGAGTAGTAGGCGAGCCTTTTTGCTCGATGTGGCAACAGAGGAGTTGTGCTGTGATATGACCGGCGTGATTGGCAGCGGTGCGCCCAACCCGCTTGACCAGCTGGCGATGGGTGAGTTGCGGGCAGTGAATACATTTTTTTCGGGGGAACTCTTGAAACGACTACCGCCGTCGATCGATAGGCAAAAGTTTATGAGCTCAAGGCCATGACTGTCATTTGATGCTATTGATGCGGCACAATCTCACGAATATAAGCCCCGAAATCGGATATTACAGTTCTTAACATTACCCTCAGTACCGGGGCGTATGTTGTTGATTCAGCAATACAATGCTGCCCGGCGAGCGGAGTGGGGTGAAATCGAAACGGCGAGCGAGGAGCTATCAGAATTATCAGGGATATATCTTGATGTTGATTCGCGAAATGGCCTGAAAGAAGTTGATGGGTTGTGTCGTCGGCTAATAATAGCAGGAAAGTATGACGAAGCGGTTGAGCTAGCGACTATGGTGGACGAGAGCTTGGTCCCAGATGACAAATCGAAGAATAAGTTGTTTTTGCCAGATGTTATGCGAAAAATTGCCAAACAGAAGGGCGACAAGAGACTTGCCCAAGAAGCCATTGCACTATATGAGGCGAAACCGCCAAATAGCCTGCGCAACGGCAAGCTTGCTGCAGCCATAAAACTTTTAGATAATTTGTAAAGTTTTATGCTACAATCAAGGTACTACTTAACATAAAGGAGTTTTTATGGCAGAGAAAAAAGTAGCCAAAAAGGCGACTACTAAACAGACGACCGCTAAGAAATCAATTGTGAAAAAACCAAGTGTGGCGGCACTGAAAGAAAAAGCGGCAGCAGTCAAGGGCCATGGCGGCGGTTTTATGACATTTATCCGTGAGCAGGGCGTGGTTGGCTTGGCTGTCGGTCTGGCGATCGGTACTGCGGCTGGTGACACGGTCAAGAAATTGGTGACAGCATTTATCGATCCGCTCGTTCAGCTGATTGTCGGCTCGCAGGAAGGTTTGCAGGCAGCATCATTCTCCGTTGAAATTGCTGGTCGTAAGGGTGAGTTTCTGTACGGCGCATTCGTTAGCTCGCTGATCACTTTGTTGGCGGTGGCGTTTGTGGTGTATGCAATTATTCACTTTTTGAAGCTGGATAAATTAGACAAGAAAAAAGACTAATTGGGCCTTGAAAACAGATCCGCCGGATAAATACGGCGGATTTTTTATGTAAAACGATCTAGGCTGGAACAAGATGCGTACTGTACTCAGCAGGCTAGGAAATCAGCGTGCCGACTATCTCGCCGCGAGCGGCCCGGGCGATGTTGCCGTCGGTGAGCAGGTCGCAGATGATGACCGGTTTGTTCTCCTCGGCGGCCAGTCCAATGGCGGCCTTGTCCATAACAGTGATGTCAGGATTGGTGAGAATTTGGTCGTAATGAAGACGATCGAACTTAATGGCGTCAGGGAATTTAGCTGGGTCTTTGTCGTATACACCGTCGACTTTCGTCGTTTTGATCACAACGTCGCACTGCATCTCGAGGGCGAGGTTGAGAGCGGCGGTATCGGTAGTCAGGAAGGGTCGGCCAGTGCCACAGGCAACGATGACGATGCGGCCCTTCTTGATATGACTAAGGGCGCGGCGGAAGGTGTATTGGTCGATGAATTGATTAATCTCCACGGTGGACAGGGCGCGGGTCGGTAGGGCAGCGTCGTTGAACACATCGGCCAGAGCGATGGCGTTCATCAGAGTAGAGAGCATGCCGATGTTATGGGCCGAGACGGGCTGGATACCGTGGCCAATGATTTGGTTGCCGCGGACATAATTGCCGCCGCCAACCATGATGACGACTTCGGCGCCGCTGCTCAAGGCCGGTTTGATTTGTTCGGCGATCCAACGAGCCCGCTTAGGATCGAAGCCGCTGGCGAACTCGCCCTGGAGCTGCTCGCCGGATAATTTGAGAAGGATACGTTTTGCCATAACTTTAGTGTAGCATGCTGCAAGGAAGTGGTAAAATAGAAACATGAAAGCGAAATTCAAGCCGCAGCGAATTTTATGGCTGGATATGGAAATGACCGGGCTAGATCCGGTGGAGGATTTTCCGATTGAGGTGGCGATGATTGTGACCGACTGGGGGTTTACGGAAATTGCTCATTTTGAGGGTGCAGCGCACTGGTGTAGCAAGAAAATGCAAGCACGATTTGATAAGAATAAATCATTTTGGTATGGCGATGGTGCGGCTGCGCGAGAGCAGCTGATAGCGCAAAACAAGATCACCAAGACAACTAAGGCGCAGCTCGAGCGCGATATCTTGGCATTTTTGGATGAGTATTTTGATGATGCACCAATTTTATTGGCGGGTAATTCAATTCATCAAGACCGGCGCTTTATCGATCATTGGTTCAAGAAATTTTCAAAACGCCTCCACTACCGAATGCTGGATGTTAGTGCCTGGAAGGTGGTATTTGAAGGTAAATATGGCAAAAAATTTGCCAAGCCAGAGGATCATCGAGCGCTGGAGGACATCCGCGGTAGTATTCAAGAATTACAATATTATTTGAAGAAGGTGAAACGCTAGGTTTACCAGTCGGCATATTCACGGCTGCTGAGTTATTTGACAAGAGTGTACTTATCTGATACTCTCCTGAGAAAAGGAGTTGGAAAATGCATGCAGTAAGTTCTGAGTTACAGCAATATATGACCGGGCTAACGAATGAGATTTCGCGCGGTCATTTTGATGAGGCTGTGCGGCTTGGCGAGAAAGCGCTGATAATGGAGGAGCTGCATGGTGAGGGTAACGAGTCACTGCTAGGGGAGGTGTATCGCAATATGGCCGCCGTAAGTGATCGTTTGGGCCGAACTGACGCGGCGCTTAACTATATCGATCAGGCATATGACATCCATGATATAGCAACTAACAATGACCCCGGGATTGAGACGCTACGCGAGCGGTCAGCCACGGCATCGTATGTTGGTGTGTTTGCTTTAAAGGCGTATCTGTTAGCGGAGGGTCGGGATGAAGCGTTGGCGGACAAGGCGCGGCTCATGACGCGGCAGGCCGAGCAGGACATGGCAAAAGTAAACCAGCTTTCTAAAGAAGAGGACGCTGACCAGTACGAGATAAATATGGCATCCCGCTGGGGTATGGTTGAAAGTCTAGTGGGTGACAAGCAGCGAGGCTTGGCGCTGGCGGGCCGGGCAATTCGATTGGCTCGGCAATCAGAGCGGGATCAACAAAAGGGCTTGACTGGGCGAGATGTTCTCAGGGCGCGAACACGAGCGGCGCTTCGTGGTATGGCGGCCGTGGCGGTAAATGCTGCGAGCCGATTTGGCGCGACGCGGGGCATGGCTGAGAAAATTGCTCTCAAGACATTGTGATTGTATACTGAGAGCATGACCCATAAACAATTTGAAGAGTTTATCCTGAGTTTGCCCGGTGTGTGGCTGGATTATCCGTTTGGCGAGGATGTTGCGGTGTATAAGTTTGGTAAGAATAATGACGGCGCAGGGAAGATGGTAGCTCTGGTGGCTGAGGGCTCGAAGCCGCTCAGGGTTAGTCTGAAGTGCGACCCACTACTGGCTGAGAATCTCCGCGAGAAGTACGAGACGGTGCTGCCGGGGTATCATCTGAATAAGAAGCATTGGAATACCATCATTTGCTCGGGGCAATTGAGTGATGAAGAAATTTTTGATTTGGTGCGGCTAAGTTATCAGCTGGTGGCGGAGTGAGTAAAACAGCATAAACTGAGTGCCGGGAGAAATAGTGCTGCTCCGACCGACTTGTGCCGCATCGTGCGTGGTTATGACTTGTCCGAATCACCGGTGATCGCCATGAGCTGCTTGCGTACGTTGGTGAGGTCGGAAATGGTTTTCTCAAGAAAGTCAATTGTGCTTTTGCTGCGCGAACCCTCTTTGATACGATTCATCATCAAGAGCGTATCAGCCAGTTCGGTATTCATGGTGTAGGCATAGGTGTTGTCGAGGTCGGCATTGAGATAGGCCTCCTCAAATTTTTCCTCGAGTTTTGTCGGTGGGTCGAGCGCGGTGATGTTTTTGAGGTCTTTTTTGACGTCGATGTTCTGGGCGGCGGCCGGCGTCTCGATGGACTTATTGGCAGTGGTGAGTACGGCCGTGAGCGAGCTATTAGCGTCTTGGAGCTGGCTGGATTTGAGGCGGGAAGTAAATTTCTCAGAGACGGTTTGGAGTTTTTGTAGACGAGCAATGAGGTTATTTAATGAAGGGCCGCGGGAGGCGTTTTGGGTGGCGTTGATGATAAAGGCCAGGCCGAGTAGTCCAATGATGCCGAGAATGAGCAAGATAATCTTTGTCTTTTTATCAAAGCCTTGCGGTGCTGGCGGTGCAGAAATTTGATTGAGATAATCAATACCGGTTGGCACGTCGTAGTCATTGTGTGGCTGCATATACCCATTAAAGCATAAACAACAACAGAGGTAAAGAGTGATATAATAAAAACCATGAATGATGCCAAAGAAGAAGTGCGGGCGCGGCTAAATATCGAGGACGTGATCGGCGAATATGTTCAGCTGAAGCGGGCGGGTCGTAATTTGAAGGGACTGAGTCCATTCACTGATGAGCGGACGCCGAGTTTTATGGTCAGTCCGGAAAAGCAGATTTGGCATGATTTTTCTTCGGGCAAGGGAGGCGATATTTTTACGTTCGTGATGCTGGTGGAGGGGATGGATTTCCGGCAGGCGTTGGAACATTTGGCGCGCAAGGCAGGCGTGGATTTGAGTTTGTTTTCTCATGGTGATGGGCGCACGGCCAAGCGGCGGGCGCGGGCAGGGGAGGCGCTGAAATTGGCCGCGAATTTCTATCAGCAAAATTTGGTGAAAAATTCGGCAGCACGAGAATACGCGGTGAAAAAACGGCGGCTGAATCGGCAGACGATCGGTGATTTTATCATCGGCTATGCGCCGGATCAGGGCGATGCGCTGACGAAAGCGCTGGAAAAGCGGGGATTTTCGCGCCGGGAACTGGCTGACGCGGGGCTGGTGAATCGGTTTGGCGGCGACTTGTTTCGGGGGCGGATGATGGTGGTCTTGAGTGATAGCAGCGGCGAGGTGGTTGGCTTTACGGGGCGAATTATTCGTGATGATCCGCGCGCGCCAAAGTATCTGAACACGCCGCAGACCCTGCTATTTGATAAATCGCGCCATATTTTTGGGCTGTATCAGGCGAAAGAGGCGATTCGTAGGAGCGACGCGGCGGTGATTGTCGAGGGGAATCTGGACGTGGTTAGTAGCCACCAAGC of Candidatus Nanosynbacter lyticus contains these proteins:
- a CDS encoding MscL family protein, giving the protein MAEKKVAKKATTKQTTAKKSIVKKPSVAALKEKAAAVKGHGGGFMTFIREQGVVGLAVGLAIGTAAGDTVKKLVTAFIDPLVQLIVGSQEGLQAASFSVEIAGRKGEFLYGAFVSSLITLLAVAFVVYAIIHFLKLDKLDKKKD
- the argS gene encoding arginine--tRNA ligase, with the protein product MEQIISQAVKQLFDQDVSVQLTRPDPKFGDFATNVALQLAKPLGKSPREIAEAIAKELRGRQEFSEVSVAGPGFINVKLSDQAVLESLKVRPATNRSGQTVVIETNCPNPFKAMHIGHALNAILADTMANLLAVDGASVHRVSYHGDVGTHVGKSMWAILREIDGDVSKLDAIPADKRNEFMSRMYVEGARAAKESPEARAEIDELAKQSFVLDDPLYKQVYEICKAWSFDEIDANVARLGNVPIERRYVESETEVPGKALIKEKTPEVFTESDGAYIFKGSQYGAFDNVFIGSHGNGLYGAHDMGLIQLKRQDYPNLDLSITVNGEEQAAYFRGVIAASELAIPELKGKLFNYATGLVKLTTGKMSSRTGEVITIDWLFNEFKKAITQAGGEPTDEVVAGALRYQFLKVKIGSDVVFDINDAVSLTGNTGSYLQYAHARARGILAKSEQAVAFPTELFDEDRLLVRKLSEYAEAVNRATESLEPHHICAYLFELAQEFNRYYEKNQVVGSDKEAHRVGLVAVYADILKAGLTILGIVAPDKL
- the orn gene encoding oligoribonuclease, which produces MKAKFKPQRILWLDMEMTGLDPVEDFPIEVAMIVTDWGFTEIAHFEGAAHWCSKKMQARFDKNKSFWYGDGAAAREQLIAQNKITKTTKAQLERDILAFLDEYFDDAPILLAGNSIHQDRRFIDHWFKKFSKRLHYRMLDVSAWKVVFEGKYGKKFAKPEDHRALEDIRGSIQELQYYLKKVKR
- a CDS encoding MmcQ/YjbR family DNA-binding protein, producing the protein MTHKQFEEFILSLPGVWLDYPFGEDVAVYKFGKNNDGAGKMVALVAEGSKPLRVSLKCDPLLAENLREKYETVLPGYHLNKKHWNTIICSGQLSDEEIFDLVRLSYQLVAE
- a CDS encoding uridine monophosphate kinase, yielding MAKRILLKLSGEQLQGEFASGFDPKRARWIAEQIKPALSSGAEVVIMVGGGNYVRGNQIIGHGIQPVSAHNIGMLSTLMNAIALADVFNDAALPTRALSTVEINQFIDQYTFRRALSHIKKGRIVIVACGTGRPFLTTDTAALNLALEMQCDVVIKTTKVDGVYDKDPAKFPDAIKFDRLHYDQILTNPDITVMDKAAIGLAAEENKPVIICDLLTDGNIARAARGEIVGTLIS